The Novosphingobium resinovorum nucleotide sequence CCGCTGGTACGACGCCAAGGGCATCGCGCCGCTCTATCCCTTCGGCCACGGCCTGTCCTACACGAGCTTCGCCTACAGCGGCCTGAAGCTGTCGAAGTCGGGCGATGGTTGGTCGGTGCGCGCCACCGTGCGCAATACCGGCAAGGTCTCTGGCGACGAAGTGGCGCAGCTCTACGTCTCAATGCCCGCCGCCGCGAACGAGCCGCCGCGCCAGCTCAAGGGCTTTGCGCGCGTCTCGCTGCAGCCGGGCAAGTCGGCCACGGTCGAATTCCCGCTGGACCGCCGCGCTCTGTCCTACTGGGACGAGACTGCGCACGACTGGCAACTGGCCGAGGGCAGCTACCGCGTCCAGATCGGTTCCAGCTCGCGCGATCTGCCGCTGGGCAAGGACTTCGATCCGGCAAGGTGAGCGGTTCTTCGTCGTCCCGGACTTGATCCGGGACCGCGGGCGGTCTTTAGGTGCTACCTCGCGGCGGGTATCCTGACGCGAACGTAGCCGGTCACGGCCAGCGGTCCCGGATAAAGTCCGGGGCGACGAAAAGGAGCACCCCTTGTCCGAAGCCGGAATGCGATACCTGCTGGAAGCGCTCAGCGCGGGATCGATGCGCGCGGCGGGGGACCGGCTCAACGTCGCGCCGTCCTCGATCAGCCGCCAGATCGCGCAGCTGGAAAGCCAGTACGGCCTCGCCCTGATCGAGAAGGGGCGGCGCGGCGTGCGCCTGACCCACGCGGGCGAGATCGTCATCGCCCACTACCGCAACCAGCTGGCCGACCGCGAGGCGCTGCGTGCCAAGCTGGAGGAACTGCGCTCGGTCCGCACGGGCCAAGTGACCGCAGCCATCGGCGACGGCTTCGCGGGGCAGAGCTTCACCTCGATCGTCAGCCAGTTCTCGCAAGCGAACCCGCTGATCCGGCTGGAGATCCTCACCGGTTCCACCACCGAGATTCTGCGCATGATCGCGGATGACGAGGCGCATTTCGGCCTCGTCTTCTCGACTCCGAACGACATGAAGATCCACGTCCGTTCGGTGATCGCGCAGCCGCTGATGGCGATCATGCTCCCTGACAACCCGCTGGCCGCACAGCCGAGCGTCACCATCGCGCAGCTGGCGCAAGTGCCGCTGGTGCTGCCGCCCGCGCATTTCCGCATCCGCCAGATCCTGAGCGCGGCGGAGGCCAATTCAAAGACCTACTTCCAGCCCGCGATCACCTCGAACTCGATCCACGTCATGCAGGACATGGTGCGCGCGGGGATCGCCGTTGCCATCCTGCCGCAGATTTCGGTGTGGTCCGAACTGACCGAAGGCGCGATGGTCAGCGTGCCGATTGCCGACGACAGCATCGAGGAAACCACCACCAGCCTCGTCCTGCGCTCCGGCCGCCAGCTGGAAGGCGCGCCGCTGCGCCTGCTCAAGCGCATCGAGGCGCAGTTGCGGCAGTGGAACCGGCCGGTGGGGCGGGAACGGTGATGTCAGGTTACCTTCGGATCGTCATTGCGAGCGTAGCGAAGCAATCCAGGGCAGTATGAGGTCGCCCTGGATTGCTTCGCTACGCTCGCAATGACGAGATGGGTGGAAGGTAATCATACGGGTCGGCGTTTCGTTTTTCGCAACGTTTCGAGCATTGATTCGTCATTGAATGCAACGTTGACGGCGTCCACGCTGCTCATTGCAACATCCGAGAGCACTGATGACTGACCCGACCGACAACCCCGAAGACACCGGCCTGTCGCGCGCCGACCTGCTGCTGTTGCTGCCGTTCGTGTGGCAGCTGGGCTTCGCGCCATGGGCCAACGGCGTCGAGTGGGCGCCGCTGGGCCTGCCGTTCGGTATGGTCTGGCAGATGGCGGGTATCCTCTTCGCTACCGCCGTTCTGGGCCTCCGCTTCATGCTGGACGCGCGCAATAAGGAGGGCGGGGCATGATCCTTTCGCTCATCCTGCTGATCGTGTGCGGCACTGTCGCCGGGTCGATGCTCTATGGTCGCCGCAAGCAGAAGCGCGCGCAGACCATGGAGGAATGGGCGCTCGGTGGCCGCAAGCTGGGCACGCTGGTGTTCTGGTTCCTCAACGCCGGTGAGATATACACGACGTTCGCCGTGCTCGGCATCTCGGGCTTTGCCTGGGCTTACGGCGCGCCTGCCTATCTGGCGTTCTGCTCGGTCTCGCTGTCGGCGGCGCTGGGCTATTGGCTGACGCCGATGATCCATGCCTATGGGCGGCGCCACGGCCTTGTCACGCAGGCGGACTTCTTCGCGCACCGCTATCAGGCGCGCTGGCTGGGCGTCTGCGTGGCGGCGGCGGGGCTGATCGCGCTGGTGGTCTACGTGCAGATCCAGGTCACCGCGCTGACTCTGGTGGTGCGCCTCGCCGCAGGGCCGTGGGTGAGCCAGGGCGCGGCGGCGGGCTTTTCGGTCGTGCTGATGCTGCTCTTCGTGTTCCTCGCGGGCCTGCGCTCCGCCGCCTTCGCCGCGGGCGTGAAGGACGTGGTGATGCTGATCGTGGTGATCGTGCTGGCCTGGACCGTCGCGAGCGTGGTGGGCGAGGCCTCGGTGCTCGACGTCTTCCGCACCGTCGGCGAGCGTTTCCCGCAGGCCACCCGCTTCCCCGGTCTCAAGCCCGAACTCGGCCTCGACGTGACCTGGCTGGTGACCTCGGCGATCAACGTGGCGCTGGGGACGTACATCTTCCCGCACATGTTCCAGCTGTGCTACTCGGCCGACAGCGGCACGACGATCCGGCGCAACGCGGTGTTTCAGCCGATCTACTCGCTCTCGTATTTCTTCATCATCCTGCTCGGCTTCGCTGCGCTGCTGGCCGGGACCAAGGCGCCCGGCGGCGACCCCAATTCGCTGCTGCTGGCCTTCGTGGAGCAGCGCTATCCGGCCTGGATGCTCGGCGTGCTGGCGGGGACGGCCTCGCTGTTGGCGCTCGTGCCCGGCTCGGTGCTGCTGCTGACCTGCGGCTCGATCTTCGGCCGCAACATCGTGCGCCCGCTGGTTCCGACCATAGACGACCGCACCGAACTGCTCGTCTCGCGCCTCGCGATGGTCGTGTTCGCCGCGATCGCGCTTTACCTGACTTTGGGTGCGAGCGGCTCGCTGGTCGAGATCGGCCTGTCCGCCTATGCCGCGATCGGCATGCTGGCGCCGGGCGTCTACTGCGCCTTCCTGCTGCGCCGCACTAGCGCCGCCGCCGTCCTGGGCGGATTGCTGACGGGTTATGCAGTGCTCTGGATGCCAACGTTGTCGAGCCTTGCCGCCGCATGGTTTCCGCACTGGGAGATCGGCCTCGTCGCGCTGATCGCCAATGCCGCGGTAACCGTGGGCCTGTCTCTGGCAAGCCCGCGCAAGGAGCTCGTCGCCCAACCCGCCTGACGACAGGCGACTGAGGCGCAAGACAACGCCGCGTCCGGTTTCGACCGGGCGCGGCGTCTTCGTGTCCAAGCCATGTCCGACGTTGCGGCCAGCGCAACGTTTTCGCCCGATGCGCGCCATTGTTGGAAAACAACCCCGCTGGCATCGATCGTCTGAAGGCAGAGAGCGGGACAAAGATCGCGCCGCTGCAGCAGGAATTTCCGCAGGTCAGGAACAAGGACGAAGCAATGACGGTCAGCAAGCGGTCACGGGTGAACTGGCAGGGCTATATCCCCGCGATCACGACCCCCTTCATCGACGAGGACACCCTCGACGAAAAGGGCCTCGGCCTGCTGCTGGAATGGCTCGTCGATCAGGGCATGCACGGCCTCGTGCTGGCGGGCACCACCGGCGAATGGACCAGCATGCGCCCGGACGAGCGCAAGCGCCTGTTCGAACTGGCGGGTAGCCAGATGGCGAAGAAGGTGCCGCTCATCGCAGGCTGCTCCAGCTTCACCGCGCGCGAGACGATTGCTTATGCGCAGGCCGCCGCCGAGGCCGGTTTCGAGGGCGTGCTCATCACCCCGCCGCCTTACGTGCGCCCGCTGCCGAACGAGATCGTGGCGTTCTACGAGGAAGTCGGCGCCGCCATCGACCTGCCGATCTGCGTCTACAACTGGCCTCCGGGCACCGGCATCGACATGCCGCTGGAGACGCTGCGCCGCCTTGCCGACATCGACGCGATCGTCGCCATCAAGCAGTCCACCCCGCGTTTCACGCACTTCGCCGAGACCGTTTTCGCGCTGGGCGAGCAGGTCCGCGTGTTCGGCTATCCGATGGACGAACTGGGCCTGACGATGCTGCGCGTCCACGGCGGCGACGGCACGATGGGCGCGGGCGGCGTGCTCGGCCGCAACCAGACCGGCTTCTACGACAAGCTGTGGGCCGGTGATATCGAGGGCGCACGCGAATGCGGGCGCAAGGACCGGGTGCTGATGGAGGAATGGTACACGCCGGACCTCGTCGGCAGGTTCGGTTCCGGCCCGGCGATCCTCAAGGCCGCGCTCGATGCCATGGGCCTGCCCGGCGGTCCGGTGCGCAAGCCGCTGATCGACGTCACCGGCAAGGACCGCGAAAGCATTGCCGAGACGCTGCGAAAGCTCGATATGATCTGACCATGAGGATGCCGACGACGACCCACTGCGATATCCTGATCGTCGGCGGCGGACTCGTCGGCTGTGCTACGGCCTGGCACCTTTCCCGCTTGGGTTTCAAGGTGTTGCTGGCCGAGCGGGGGCACCTCAATTCGGGTGCCTCCGGGCAGAACGCGGGCTCGCTGCACTTCCAGATCGAGCGGCGCTTCCTCGAACAGGGCGAGAAGGCCGCCGCCGACGGCGCGCGCATCGTCTCGCTCAACCGCCTCGCGATCGAGGAGTGGAAGGGCATCGAGGAGATGCTCGGCCGGCCGCTCGATGTCGCCATGCACGGCGGACTGATGGTCGCCGAGACCGAGGCGGAGATGGACCTCCTTGCCTTCAAGGTGGCCCGCGAGAACGAACTTGGCTTGCCCACAAGGGTACTCAACGGCACCCAACTGCACCATAAGGCCCCCGCACTGTCCCCCAACCTTGCCGGAGCCGCTTGGCTGGAGGACGAAGGCCATGCCAACCCGCGCATCCTCGTCGATGCCTTCGCCGATGGCGCGCGCGGGCAGGGGGCGGTGGTGCAGACGGGCACCGCACTCGCCGGACTCTCGATGCAGCGCGACCGGACCTATCGCGCCACGCTGCAAGGACTTGACGGCGAGGTCACGGCGAACACGCCGCGCGTGCTGTTGGCGGCGGGGCATTGGGTGCCGCGCCTTGCCGGGCTGCTCGGGCTCAACGTGCCGCTCTATCCCGCGCCGCTGATGATGAGCGTGACCGATCGGACCGAGCCGGTGCTGCCTTACCTCATCCAGCACGTCGGGCGGCGGCTGTCGATGAAGCAGACCGAGGACGGCAACCTGCTGATCGGCGGCGGCTGGCCCTCGCGCCTTGCGAAGCGCGCCGACGGCACCCCCGATCTCGACCGTCCCGCGATCGTCGAGCTCGCCAACTTGCGCGCCAACCTGGAAGTCGCCGCGCGAGTCATGCCGGGGCTGGCCGAGCGCTCGCTGCTGCGGACATGGACCGGCACCACCTGCATTTCCGCCGATCAGCTTCCGATCGTCGGTGAGGTCGCCGCCGCGCCGGGGCTGTTCGTCGCGGCGGGGGGATCGCTGTTCACGCTTGGCCCGGTGCTGGCGCGGCTGCTCGCGCGCACGATCGCGGAAGGGGCCACGCCGGAAGAACTGACGATGTTCACGCCGCGCCGCTTCGCGCACCTCGATGCCTTCGCGGTGTTGCCGTGAAGCGCGTCGAACAGGGCGTCACCCGGCCCGCGCCGGTCGCGGTGGAACTCGACGGCGCGCCGGTCATGGCACATCCCGGCGAGACGGTGGCGGTTGCCGTGCTATCCGCCACGCCGCGCTTTCGCGACGACCGTTCGGGACAGGCGCGGGGGATGTTCTGCAACATGGGCACCTGTAGTGAATGCACCGTCTGGATCGCGCGCGGGGATGCGCCATGGCGCCGCCTGCGCGGCTGTCTCGTGCCCGTAGAGCCGGGCCTGCGCATCCGCACCGAAAGGCCGGAAGCATGAGCACTTACGACGTCGCCATCGTCGGCGGTGGTCCGGCGGGCCTCGCCGCTGCGGAGCGGACGCTGGCGGCGGGCCTCTCGACATGCGTGATCGACGAGCAGCAGCGGCCCGGCGGCCAAATCCTGCGCCAGCCTCCCACGACGTTCTCGGTCCCCGGCTGGCTTAGCGGCGCGCCTTATCGCAAGGGCCGCGCGTTGCTGGATCGGGTGAGCGGCGACGCGCGGCTGCAATGGCTGGGTGGCCGCTCGGTGCTGGGCATCATGCCTGATGGCGAGGGTTTCGCGCTGACGCTCTCGGGCACGGCGGGCGGTATCGAACAGGTGCAGGCGCGGCGCGTGCTGGTGGCAGGTGGTTGCTATGACATGCCGGTGGCGCTGCCGGGCTGGACGCTACCCGGCGTCATGAGCGCGGGCGCGGTGCAGACGCTCATCAAGGCGCAACAAGTGCTGCCCGGCCAGGGGATGGTCCTGTTCGGCACCCATCCGCTGATGATCGTCCTCGCGCAGCAGATCGTCGAGGCTGGCGGTGAATTCGCCGCCGTCTGCTTCGCGCAGCCCTTTGCCGCCATGGCGCGCACGGCGCTGGCGCACCTCCCGCGCGCCATGGCGAGGCCGGGGCCACTGCTTGCCGCTGCAGCCGGGATCATGGCGCTACGCCGGGCCGGGGTGCCTGTTCGCTACGGTGCGCAGGCGTTGCGCTGCGAAGGCACCGACGCGGTGGAGCGCATCGTCTTCAGCAACGGCGAAAGCATCGCCTGCGACGTCGCCGCGATGTGCTACGGCTTCCTGCCGCAAGCCGACCTGATCCGCCAGATCGGCGCCGAGGTACGCTGGTCCGACCCCGCCGGAGGCTGGGAAGCCATCCACGACGAAGCCATGCGTTCGACCGTGCCGGGCCTCTACGTCGCGGGCGAGACTACCGGTGTCGCGGGCAGCGATGCGGCGATGGCCGAGGGCGCGTTGGCGGGGGTGACCATCGCGCAGGACGCGGGCGCTCTGTCGGCCGAGGAAGCGGCTGCGGCTATACGCAAGCCTCAGGCCGAGCGACAGGCGATGCAGGGCTTCATCGATCTTCTGCGCGGGGTCGCCGATCCCCGCCCATGGCTGCCGGAGCCGGAACCGGATACCCTGCTCTGCCGGTGCGAGGACATTTCCGCCGGAACCATCGATCGCGCGATTGCCGATGCGCTGGAAGTCGGTCCCTCGTTCGGGGCGAGCGCGATCAAGCTGCGCTGCCGGGCGGGAATGGGGCTGTGCCAGGGCCGGACCTGCGAGCACGCGCTGGTGCGCCGCATCGCCTCGGCGCGGGGCTGCCGAGAAGCCGAGGTGACCGGCTTCCGCCCGCGTTTCCCGGCACGCGCGGTGTCGGTGGCGGACTTACTGGATACCCAAGAATAACCCCCTCCTCCCGCTCAGCCTGAGCTTGTCGAAGGCCCTGCGGCTGGCGCCTGGAGCCTGGAGCGCGACTTCCGCCGATCCATCGTCATTCCCGCGAAAGCGGGAACCCATCTCCTGACGCCGCCTGTTGCACGGGCATCAGATGGGTCCCCGCCTTCGCGGGGATGACGACCGATGTTTCGAGCAACACTATCACGCTTTAATTCCCGGGCCTTCGACAGGCTCAGGCTGAGCGGGGGATGGGGAAGCGGCGGGCCTTTACGTTGCGTCCATCGCAACATCTTCGCTCAGTCCACGTCATTGCCGGAACACTCGTGCGGCGTAGGCTGGCCGCTTCCCAGCCGGAGATTCCCATGACCGACGCCGCGTCCGACCGCCCCATCTTCATCGAGGCCGACCACGTATCCTGGACCGTGGCCGATGCCGACGCCGTCGCGCAGTGGTACAAGGACGTCTTCGGCGCCACCGAACTGTTCCGCATGGGCCCGCTCGACGCCGCGCAGATCCCGGTGGGCGAGGACGGCCGCGACTGGATGGAAAGCCACGTCAATGTGCCGGGCGCCTGCCTGACGCTGATCATGCTCAAGCTGACGGCGAACCTGAACTTCCAGCTTGTGCAGTACGACAAGCCCGCCGATCGCGGTACGACCCTGCCGCGTAACTGCGATGCGGGCGGCCACCACCTCGGCATCAAGGCGGACGATGTGGAGAAGGCCAAGGCCTATCTCGCCGCTCATGGCTGCACGCCGATGGAGACCATCGACATCACCGAGGGGCCGCTGGCGGGCAAGAAGAACCTCTATATTCTCGACCCCTGGGGCCACCAGCTCGAGATCGTCGACTGACCTTTCCTGACAGGAGCCTGCCATGACCAGCACCCGCATCAATCCCGAGACGCTCTATCCCAGCGTCCAGTACGGTTTCTCGCACGCCACGCTCGACGAGGCGACCGGCACCCTGCACCTCTCGGGCCAGGTGGCCTGGGACAAGGACTACAACGTGGTCGGCGGATCGGACGTGGGCCTTCAGGCGCGTCAGGCGCTGGCGAACATCAAGGACGTGCTGGCTTCGCAGGGCGTCGGCCCTGAAGCGGTGCTGCGCCTGCGTACCTTCATCGTGAACTACGACGTCTCGATGCTGGCCGCGATCGGGCCGGAATTGGGCGCGTTCTACGGTGATGTGGTGCCCGCCTCGAACACCGTGGTCGGTGTCTCGGCGCTGGCGATGCCCGAGTTCCTGATCGAGATAGAGGCCATCGCTACGGTGAAGTAAGGCGCACTCGTCGTCCCGGAGCAAATCCGGGACGACGATCATCAAGGCACGTTGTCGCGCAGCCGCATCCAGCCCGGCGCCTCGACACAGACCCCCGCGCCGACGGCGAGATTGTCCGCCGCGAGCCACTGGACCGTCTCGTCCTGAGGCTTGCCTTCGGAGACCACGCGGATGCCGATGCGCGCCAGCGTGATGGCGTTGGCATTGGCGTGCAGGAACCGCCCGAGCCAGCCCCAGATACGGATGCCCTCGTGGAAGCGGCGGTCGTTGCCGGGGGCGAAGTCGATTTCGTTCTCGTTCACCCGCACCTGCGCGGCATTGCCCACGTAGATGCCGTGACCGCCCCACAAGTACTCGACCGGCAGGCGCAGCGCCATGCGGTTGGCGATGACGGCGACGCTGGCGAAGTCCCGGTGGTCCCCGGGGCCGTCGCCCTCGCGGGCCAGCGCGACATGGACGCCTTCGAGGAAGGCGGCGATGTCGTTGCGGGCGATGCGGGTTGTCCGGCCTTGACCACCGGCGACGACGATCGCCTGTCCGCCGACCACGCCGAGACCTTTGCGCAGTCGCTCGAACCACGCCGCGACGGCGGGGAACTTGGCGCGCAGGTCGGGATCGGCGACGAAGCGGCGGGTCAGGTCAGCAATAGCGTCCCAGGTGCGCTCCTCGGTTTCGGCCGTGATCTCCTGCGCGAATTCGCGGGCGATGCGAATCCAGGTTTCCTGATCGATCTCGGATTCGAAGGCGACGCGCCATTGCCCGGCAGGAATGGTGATCAGGCCCTTGCCATCTGTGGCAGCGGGTTTCGGGGCCTCGGCCACGGTCATCTCGCCGCCGCGGATGAGGTCGCCGAGCAGTTCGGGCGATAGCTGGATGCCGGTCTGTCGCCCCATGA carries:
- a CDS encoding dihydrodipicolinate synthase family protein; its protein translation is MTVSKRSRVNWQGYIPAITTPFIDEDTLDEKGLGLLLEWLVDQGMHGLVLAGTTGEWTSMRPDERKRLFELAGSQMAKKVPLIAGCSSFTARETIAYAQAAAEAGFEGVLITPPPYVRPLPNEIVAFYEEVGAAIDLPICVYNWPPGTGIDMPLETLRRLADIDAIVAIKQSTPRFTHFAETVFALGEQVRVFGYPMDELGLTMLRVHGGDGTMGAGGVLGRNQTGFYDKLWAGDIEGARECGRKDRVLMEEWYTPDLVGRFGSGPAILKAALDAMGLPGGPVRKPLIDVTGKDRESIAETLRKLDMI
- a CDS encoding VOC family protein; this encodes MTDAASDRPIFIEADHVSWTVADADAVAQWYKDVFGATELFRMGPLDAAQIPVGEDGRDWMESHVNVPGACLTLIMLKLTANLNFQLVQYDKPADRGTTLPRNCDAGGHHLGIKADDVEKAKAYLAAHGCTPMETIDITEGPLAGKKNLYILDPWGHQLEIVD
- a CDS encoding RidA family protein; the encoded protein is MTSTRINPETLYPSVQYGFSHATLDEATGTLHLSGQVAWDKDYNVVGGSDVGLQARQALANIKDVLASQGVGPEAVLRLRTFIVNYDVSMLAAIGPELGAFYGDVVPASNTVVGVSALAMPEFLIEIEAIATVK
- a CDS encoding NAD(P)/FAD-dependent oxidoreductase; protein product: MRMPTTTHCDILIVGGGLVGCATAWHLSRLGFKVLLAERGHLNSGASGQNAGSLHFQIERRFLEQGEKAAADGARIVSLNRLAIEEWKGIEEMLGRPLDVAMHGGLMVAETEAEMDLLAFKVARENELGLPTRVLNGTQLHHKAPALSPNLAGAAWLEDEGHANPRILVDAFADGARGQGAVVQTGTALAGLSMQRDRTYRATLQGLDGEVTANTPRVLLAAGHWVPRLAGLLGLNVPLYPAPLMMSVTDRTEPVLPYLIQHVGRRLSMKQTEDGNLLIGGGWPSRLAKRADGTPDLDRPAIVELANLRANLEVAARVMPGLAERSLLRTWTGTTCISADQLPIVGEVAAAPGLFVAAGGSLFTLGPVLARLLARTIAEGATPEELTMFTPRRFAHLDAFAVLP
- a CDS encoding DUF3311 domain-containing protein, whose product is MTDPTDNPEDTGLSRADLLLLLPFVWQLGFAPWANGVEWAPLGLPFGMVWQMAGILFATAVLGLRFMLDARNKEGGA
- a CDS encoding sodium:solute symporter family protein, producing the protein MILSLILLIVCGTVAGSMLYGRRKQKRAQTMEEWALGGRKLGTLVFWFLNAGEIYTTFAVLGISGFAWAYGAPAYLAFCSVSLSAALGYWLTPMIHAYGRRHGLVTQADFFAHRYQARWLGVCVAAAGLIALVVYVQIQVTALTLVVRLAAGPWVSQGAAAGFSVVLMLLFVFLAGLRSAAFAAGVKDVVMLIVVIVLAWTVASVVGEASVLDVFRTVGERFPQATRFPGLKPELGLDVTWLVTSAINVALGTYIFPHMFQLCYSADSGTTIRRNAVFQPIYSLSYFFIILLGFAALLAGTKAPGGDPNSLLLAFVEQRYPAWMLGVLAGTASLLALVPGSVLLLTCGSIFGRNIVRPLVPTIDDRTELLVSRLAMVVFAAIALYLTLGASGSLVEIGLSAYAAIGMLAPGVYCAFLLRRTSAAAVLGGLLTGYAVLWMPTLSSLAAAWFPHWEIGLVALIANAAVTVGLSLASPRKELVAQPA
- a CDS encoding (2Fe-2S)-binding protein, with the translated sequence MKRVEQGVTRPAPVAVELDGAPVMAHPGETVAVAVLSATPRFRDDRSGQARGMFCNMGTCSECTVWIARGDAPWRRLRGCLVPVEPGLRIRTERPEA
- a CDS encoding LysR family transcriptional regulator; this encodes MSEAGMRYLLEALSAGSMRAAGDRLNVAPSSISRQIAQLESQYGLALIEKGRRGVRLTHAGEIVIAHYRNQLADREALRAKLEELRSVRTGQVTAAIGDGFAGQSFTSIVSQFSQANPLIRLEILTGSTTEILRMIADDEAHFGLVFSTPNDMKIHVRSVIAQPLMAIMLPDNPLAAQPSVTIAQLAQVPLVLPPAHFRIRQILSAAEANSKTYFQPAITSNSIHVMQDMVRAGIAVAILPQISVWSELTEGAMVSVPIADDSIEETTTSLVLRSGRQLEGAPLRLLKRIEAQLRQWNRPVGRER
- a CDS encoding NAD(P)/FAD-dependent oxidoreductase; amino-acid sequence: MSTYDVAIVGGGPAGLAAAERTLAAGLSTCVIDEQQRPGGQILRQPPTTFSVPGWLSGAPYRKGRALLDRVSGDARLQWLGGRSVLGIMPDGEGFALTLSGTAGGIEQVQARRVLVAGGCYDMPVALPGWTLPGVMSAGAVQTLIKAQQVLPGQGMVLFGTHPLMIVLAQQIVEAGGEFAAVCFAQPFAAMARTALAHLPRAMARPGPLLAAAAGIMALRRAGVPVRYGAQALRCEGTDAVERIVFSNGESIACDVAAMCYGFLPQADLIRQIGAEVRWSDPAGGWEAIHDEAMRSTVPGLYVAGETTGVAGSDAAMAEGALAGVTIAQDAGALSAEEAAAAIRKPQAERQAMQGFIDLLRGVADPRPWLPEPEPDTLLCRCEDISAGTIDRAIADALEVGPSFGASAIKLRCRAGMGLCQGRTCEHALVRRIASARGCREAEVTGFRPRFPARAVSVADLLDTQE